In the Channa argus isolate prfri chromosome 6, Channa argus male v1.0, whole genome shotgun sequence genome, GCACCATTGTATGTTATGATGATCACAAAGAAATGTACATTGTGAAATTTGGATTTGCAGACCCCCCAGGGTGGGCTCCTTATGATTACTAATTCATATCGTCCCTACAGTTGTTTCACCATCTCCAGCAGCTGAGttacttcagttttgtctcttTCATTGCGAAACACACAATGCCGCTGGCCACATCTGTCCAGCACCCACTGCAGAGGTTTTCCCATCGTCTCGATGTGTTTCTCCACTGTCTTCCCTCTCAGCTCTTCTCCATAGGTGAACACCACCACAGCGCTTCCCCACACTTTACCCCCAAGAACGCTGAGGTACATTTCTACAGCTCTCCggtctttctctctgaatgAGTCCACTGGTATCACCAACAGAAATGCTGCTTTGCTTCTCACAGGAAGGAGCGAAAGGCTTTGACTGATTTCTCTCTTGACCTGCTCAGGATTAGCCAGTCCAAACAGACTCCACCCGGGGGTGTCCACCACTGTGACCGACCACCCTGACATTGTCCCGTGGCCTTGAGAGCACCTGGTGGTCTTTGTGTCAGTCTGGAACTCTTCTTTGTCCAGGATCATGTTGCCCGCTGTGCTCTTTCCTGACTTCCTCCTTCCCAGCAGGATGAGGCCAAGGTCAGGTTTGTAATCAATGAGTCCTGCTGCAGCTGATGGAGATAACACAGTGCAgtggattttacattttaaacaactttgcatatttaatgtaatttttttgctTGTCAGTAATTTCTACATACTTCTTGGCAGATTTAGCCATCCTGAGAATATCTGCTTCCTCTGCCTCCCATCTTGCACATCATGCATCCCAGTCATTTCTATCTCCTCCTGTCTGTCCCGcccccttctctcctccttcatgCACACATCTTGTCTCAGCTTGGTGTACATCCTGTACTGAATCTCCCTTGAACGCTCATTAGCCAGCATCATCCTGTGGATCTTCTCAAAGAGCTCAGTAACCTGAGCCTGTGAATCTCTGGACTGATTGCTCATAATCTGGTACCTGTTCCCACATCGCTCCAGCAGCCAGTGAAGAGTCCGGCTTTGTTGCCTTATGTGCTCGTGGATAGAAAGGCTTCCTGCAGCATATGTAACAGAAAACCATTGATAACTTTAGTCAACAAACGCTTAAGTTTGTTTAGTAGTACTTCAACAGCTAAAGATTCAACTGGATTTATTCTGAACCAAAGAGTTGGACAGCCATTacttgagaaaaaaataatccataGGATTTCAAGTTTATCTTTGTGATTGTTGCTGCTGACGCatattgaattgttttttatgttttaaactgcAGTTTTGCACAGAATGCATTGGTGACTGGTTGAATCAGTTGTTGCAATTACAAGATGGAACTGAATAATGTTGCTCAAAGCATGAATATAGTAAAACCCTGACTTCTCCTGTAGCACCACTGTGGATTTGTGGTCAGCTCACACTTGTCCACGGACGTTCTGGGTGGGTTTTTTTAGcaaaatgttagcatgctacCACTGGTGCACATTGTAATTACAATGAGCTGCAGATCCCATGTTTtctcatgttaaaatgtttatgacTGGTTTAATGAATTATATGAttttagcacacacacatactgtgctTTTTACACAAATATAACTCAAATTTCAATTAATACCACaaaatctgaaatctgaaaaagtTAGAGAACTTAAACACAAAGATGCATACGGTATGTTGAGTATCTTGCAAGTTGTACTTACTGAAGTACTGCACTACAATTTTGAAGTactttacttgaatattttaattttatgtttacaaCATGACACTCTTTACTCATTTACTGCATTTTTCTAACCGctgacaaattacaaattactaTGCGAATTAATGctgtacagtaaatttaaaaaatcttttccttttggctgtttaCAAAAAAGCACCatcaactttttttgtttgtttcagacgTCTTTGGGATTTTAGCAGACAGTTCTAATAAAGAGACATTTCCATTCTCCCaggattttatatttaataaatatttttttgttagtaAATTGTtagtaaaaatcaaacaaattttgttttgactgttttatgAAACCAAACTTTCTTTTAACCCCCAGTGACAATCTTCCAATTCTTCAGATTTATCTTGTGAACCACTGGACTAAACTATCCATAAATAAAGTAGCTGAGCATCTATTACAGTAAACTTCATATGCACTGATGCATTCATGTTGGTTATTCCATAATGCATTGGAATATCATTTATCAGTCAGAGGGTATGAGTACCAGCACGTTTGATACTTCAATGCATTTTGATGATAATACTCTTGTAGTAGTTTATCCATCTATTATCAGTAACTGCTCATCCTGATTCTCACACCTGAGGACGCTTCTCACTCGGGTGATTCCCCGCTGAGGGGTTACCtgtctgaaaggccactccGGATAATGTCCGATGCTGGATTCTTCTAAAAATGTCcggagttcatgtctgaaacagacTTATCTcatggccaacacagagacacattcaTATACAATCATTCACTTAcaggtaatttagagtcactaatgaacctaacatgcatgtaaatggtaaatggtctaaatttatatagtgcttttgtCCTATTGCTAATCAAAGgacttttcattcacccatttacactcacacaccaatgggggccCAACACTAAGctactaagttggggttcagtgtcttgctcaaggacacttcaacatgtgaccggaggagtcgGGGATGGATCCAACAACTacgggattggtggatgaccgctctacctcctgcaccacagtccaCGCCCATGTCTTTGGGtagtgggaggaaacccatgcaagcaggGAAAGAACACTCAAACTCCACACGGGCAATGGTTGGCCagggattcaaactggggaccctCTAGCTTTGAGGCACCTCCTAACCACTAACCACTCCTTCACCGTGCTGTCTGGTAAAGGTTTACAACTTGACCCACCACTGCTTCAGAGAGTGGCGCTAACTTCATGTTGGGAGGAGGCTTATATACGAacattataaacaaaaaaatcattttcttaCCTAACTTGTCTCCATGTGTAAAGAGGACAATGGCCTGCTGCCAGATGGGGGTTTGGAGCAGTCTGAGTTGGACTTCCATTGCCTTCCATTCCACCTGTCCAAAGGTGGTCGTGATGGGCAGCACCAACAGAATGACTTGGCGTTCTGATTGGGAGAAGGTGAGACCTCTGGAGAGCTCCTGGGACACTctgtctggagtggcagagtgGGACAGCCACCCTGGGGTATCTACCACTGTCACCtggttaatttaataaatgtagtcAAGGTCtgtaaaaaagtttgaattatTATAACCAAAGCCTAACCTTATATACCCACCTGTTTTCCAAAGACGGTGCCATTCTCCTTGGAGCTGTGAGTTGTTTTCTTATTAAAGGCTTGTTTGCCCAGGATGGTGTTTCCTGCTGAGCTCTTCCCACTTAGTTTCTCACCCAGTAACAGCACAGCCACAGGGGACAGGCTCAGCTCTCGAcctgaaaaacatttgttaaatccCATACATGATCAAGTACAGTTGTCCAGAGTGTTTGAAATAAGCTTCAAACATACCACGGAAGGCTGCCATAAAACTGGTTTTAGAAAGTTCGAAGCTTCAGTCTTTTTTCAGTGAGTCCAGCTTGACATTTACATTCTGCTACTGCTGATTCACTGTTCTGTGGAACAggacaaatgtgtaaataaaccTTGGCTTTATGTTTTAGGGCTGGGCCAGGTCCATGTGAGATATAGTTTCAAAGTACAGCAGGGAGATTCCTGAGATTTACGACCGCAAAATGACTCAGACCCAACAAACAAGCCGAAGTTATGAAACCACATACAGCAGTGATTTGTTTGAAACTGACATTAAACTCAGCCTACATGGAAAAGTTAACGTTGTCATCatattaaatttaacaaaacttttaaaagtaacTCTACTAGAACCTCTTAGAGAGAAACTGACTCATTTCATTCCTGTACAAATGACGTAAAATTCTTTAGCAATCATACAGTTTTACATCATCTGATATGAGCAGGAGCTGATGATTTAGGATGATGACACTTtatgctgtatgttttttttaaattcaattatttCTTAACAAGTTCCACAAAGTAGAGAAAAGTGGAAATATAATGCTGTCCAAGTTTAAGggaaaatctgtgtgttttcatgtttgttgaGTTTCTATTTTTACTTGTCTAACAGGATAGAATTCTTCAGTGTGATGTGGAGGCCTCCTGAGGTTCAACCTATATACAACTGTGCCAGGCTGTTGGACCCTTTCATGCCCTCACATCATCATACTGTGGGGCCACAAATGTCAAACCACACAAATAAGTAGTGCAGAGATAATAGAGCAGCAGGAAGTTGATCGGACAACTACATTTTCATAATGATTATGCATCAGAACAAAATTGTTCTGTTAATCAGGATGAGCTGTGAATTACATGAATACTCAGTTTTTCTCATGCACAGTACTTGTGTCATTATGAATCTATTTGGTGGATGGGTGATATTTAAATACAGAAGTATTATAGTCAATTCCCACGGGACAAACAAGCTTAAGGATTACGCTAATATTCAGCCATCAAGTTTAGCCACCAAGAAAGTGAACTTAAGAAAGACAGACTCAAAGTAAAATCACTATTTTGTTGATctttattcatatatatatatatgtatatatatataatttatgtatttatatatttatatactcaTGTGTTTGACTGCCACTGTTAGAAAGTGTGACTCATCACATTATCACCTGTAAGCATAAATAATaacttttgtttctctcttgaAACCTGGTAAATCAACCAACTGAAAACAGTTATGGGTCATTTTCAGCACCATTGAATAGTACATTCTCTATATTGCATCaagatataaaaatatacagatatagtgttttttttcttctttaaaacatTCTTTCCATGTTGTTCAATGGCATGAAacaagagaggaagaaaagaccTCATGCAGATGATGAGGATTGTTAccattattatcattttattattaatcctTAGCAAATCTGTACTTAACagttcattcatccattcacagcACTTTGAAAGTGTCAGTAGCAGCCACACGTGGgagaaacacataaaatataacaCGAGTTAGAGGGTTGTCCTCGCTCACAGTGCCACCGGCCTCCCAACCACTTTCAGAGAAAGAAAGCACAGGCGAGGAAGAGGCTAACAGAGACGTGGGAGTGTTGTGGTGGAGTGGAAGGGAAAACCATGAACCAAGCAGGCCGGTGGGCTGAAAGCTTCTCGCAACCATGACCAGTTCTTTTTCACTCTAAATACAGTTTATCCTCAGTCCAAAGTGGTGGTGATGATCATGATGCTCATGGTGCCCCCCCAACcccacaaaaacataaattaaaagcagaaaaaaagtcCCCCAAAAAATGCATCAAGTCTGTTTTAATGGTTTGAGGCAAACGAGAAAAATAAGCGAAGGCGCAGTCAGGGTGAGAGTTCATTTGCAGTGCATAGAGAGGGACTTCTGAGATGGAGACGGATTCACCGGTTGGTCGATCAGATGGAATTATTGCCGTTTCAGcctggcacacaaacacacactcacacactcacacataccgAATAAATACACACCTCCACCCAGTATGAACAAGACACAAgagtaaagacagagagagaaagaaagcagggCTGGTTGATCAGGTTTTTGTGGTGCTCCCCTCTCTAGCTCTCTCTGGAAAAAAGCAGCCTCCAGGGTGGTGGGGGTGTGTGCTTTCACGTGTGTGTGGGGGTGCGCGATGCAAGTCAGAATATAAGGGCCAAACAGGTCTGAGCTCCACCAGTACACTCTGCTTCCAATCACCCGTCCGTCCGTGGCCCGCTGTCCTCTGAAAGACCTCACAGCCGTGAGGATGACACAAGCTCGTAGAACAGGACGTAGGCATCACTGCTGCGCACTTGGCTGGAGGACATTGGCGTTACTCTGgtagaaaagagacagaaaagttAAGATTAAGACAAAACAACTGAAATAGGCCATTTAGCAtctgtaaaaagaaagaatccaaactacatttaaaaaccaCAAAGCTAGTTTAGCAAAATTCCCTCTTACggtatgattttgttttgtgcacaATATCAGGGATTAAATTTTATGTTAACATGGTGATTAAGTTGTTGAACATATAAAGGCATAAATGCAAATACCTTTTAGAGGGTTTCTAATACAATTTATGAACCTAAAAGGAACATCcataataaaaatttgaaaacaatgacaaatattCTTCCAATGCAAATGTTTAACGCTTAAATAcctaaatgaaattaaatctgAAATCTGAATCTAAATCTGAATAGAATCTATTCATAATCAGATTTTATGtacagaaaacacatgcaaacagtaAGTACTGCTGCAACAAAACAGTTTCCATCTCTAGAAACATCTTTTGGACTTTTaatcataaaaagaaaagtcaccTTCTGACATTTCAAAGCCATTTGATAAAACGTAATTAAGAGATTAATAGATAAAATTAATGCAAAAGAAGATACCAGATAAACAGCTTTCATGGTAACATCTTTCCATATTAAACCCTTCATCCTCACAGTGCAGTACCAACACCGACTCATTACTCATTGAGTTATTCATTACaaacagctggagcagcagatGTGTGAAGTTGTGTGCAAAGAGCCATGGTGCTGTATTACTGTTGCAGTGATACAACAGTGCGCATTAAAGAGTGAATGTGGAAACGCACGAGACttcttttacagtatatatagtTGAGTAGGATTGTGAGAGAGTAAAATGGTGCGTTGGGACTAAGTGTAGCGTAGCTAAAAGACGCCCGAAGAGAATGACTGTGAATGCTTAGAAGGGAGCAGTGGAGTTAAAGGAGGAGCAGAGCATTATATCCTGCTTCAGTTATTCCTCATTAATACTCTGCTTGTTTCACTCAGTATAATTCCATTTGGTACCTTTTATCTTTTCAACCACAGTGAGGCCATGGTAACTAGTACCACGATCAGTTTGCCGACataagacattttgacatgttaaAAGCTTcagtataatatatttataatatatgtaaACAATATGTAATGTAATCCAAAAAAATTAGCATTAAATACTAGGCAATAAATATACTTCTGCGCGATTCTTTTCCAGTCATCCTACAGATAAATATTcaatgcaaatttaaattttgggaagttttcctttatttgtttacattatgtgtttcttgaatttaaatatttttaatacatcatACTGCTGTTCCATTCTAGTAGAAACGTGAATGTATGTCCTTTGATGACATTTGTCCAAAAAAGcaactttagttttttctgatATAATTTCAGGAAACAGCTTAGTTTTGTGACTGTAATcttgcaagttttttttttttttggtcatgaTGTAAACTAACAAACTCATATCTTGGTTGAACAAGCGCTCAGACCCACCTGGAGTCATTAAATGTGTACC is a window encoding:
- the LOC137128567 gene encoding GTPase IMAP family member 8-like; its protein translation is MAAFRGRELSLSPVAVLLLGEKLSGKSSAGNTILGKQAFNKKTTHSSKENGTVFGKQVTVVDTPGWLSHSATPDRVSQELSRGLTFSQSERQVILLVLPITTTFGQVEWKAMEVQLRLLQTPIWQQAIVLFTHGDKLGSLSIHEHIRQQSRTLHWLLERCGNRYQIMSNQSRDSQAQVTELFEKIHRMMLANERSREIQYRMYTKLRQDVCMKEERRGRDRQEEIEMTGMHDVQDGRQRKQIFSGWLNLPRTAAGLIDYKPDLGLILLGRRKSGKSTAGNMILDKEEFQTDTKTTRCSQGHGTMSGWSVTVVDTPGWSLFGLANPEQVKREISQSLSLLPVRSKAAFLLVIPVDSFREKDRRAVEMYLSVLGGKVWGSAVVVFTYGEELRGKTVEKHIETMGKPLQWVLDRCGQRHCVFRNERDKTEVTQLLEMVKQL